The following DNA comes from Amblyraja radiata isolate CabotCenter1 chromosome 37, sAmbRad1.1.pri, whole genome shotgun sequence.
tgattcaaactcggagaatgtccttaGCGAGTCCTTAGGAGTCCGTAGCGaggccgtagatatttcgtagcagctcgtaatgccagccgtaggaactcggggcatcaggtaagtcgggacgtttttccagcatgttgaaaaatgtccacgagtaaagaaaaaTAACCCCGAGTACCTTCGGCTGACATCTCCgaatttgaatcaaggggaaaacttgggagaattcgtgagtaacttgggaaagtgggacaggggtgtaAAACTGAACACTACACTCCAATTGTGGCTCCAGAAATatcttgtacaacagtaacataatgtcccaacttccgtACTCAgtgtcctgactgatgaaggccaatgtgccaaagcctCCTTgaccacctgcactcctagattcctccaCTACATCCCTCCCCTGACATTCGCTGTGAAGgctctgccctggtttgacttgcaATGGATGGTCCGTCCCTGTGCTGTGTAACTCCGTGACTGCGCGCTACGACctttgcactttgggagatcgaATGTAAAGGGGAAAGTATCtaattaatggcaagactctgGACAGCGTCAATGTGGACAGGGGTCCTTGGGTTCCGTGTCCATAACTCTCTGAGCGTGGCGACACCAGTCGATAAAGTGGTCTTCTTctagtgtatggcgtgcacagcctagatctagagtagacatccaggccagggcagCATCAGTCACTGGGGTTGATGCCCCCTAGGGAAAgacctcagtgggcagtcattcacaaTGTGTGgggtggtctggtctggatgcccGCAGTCGCAAAGACCAAAGACTGCACGGACTTTGCCCGATGCATCTCCCTGCCTTGAACAATCGTGTGTGTGGGGGATTTCTCAAGCTGTGTAATGATTAACATTCCCTgcctctgtctgcctgcctgagtCGCTGGTGCCAGCGATGTCCAGTATAAACAGGTCAGCGTGAgtgaagtgagtgagtgaacatCAGCGAGATGGCCGCGGCTCACACACTACAGGCCCAGCTCACACTGGCCgccttcttctgccttctcctcccAGGTAAGGTaccatgagcatttgacagcactgggcttgttctcgctggagtttagaaggatgaggggtcccctcattgaaacttaccaattagtgaaaggcccggatagagtggatgtggagaggatctttccatttgtgggagagtataggaccagaggccacagcctcagaataaaaagacatacctttaggatgaggaggaatttctttagtcagagggtggtgaatctgtggaattcattgccacagacggctggggaggccaagtcaatggatatttttaaggcagagatagattcttgattagtacggatgtctggggttatggggagaaggcaggagaatggggttgagatggaaagatagatcagccatgattgaatggcggagtagacttgatgggccgaatgacctaattctgctcctagaaccagtGAAATGATGAATTGATGAATGTGTGTTTGGTGCGAGTCTCTACAAACACCACTGCTGCTGATGGCAagcggggagtggagaggggcgaAGGTGGGGAGGGAACTCCGGATCTCTGGAGAGTGAGGGGCAAACATTCCCAGAGCAGGAGAGAGAGTCTCACGGCAGCCTAGCGTGGAggcgtcaaagactggagggtgtagttttatggtgagaggagcaatgttgaaaggagatgtgcggagcaagatTTTTGCACAGAGTCCATttacacatttggagtactgcgtgTAGTTCTGGTCGTGGCCCATGAGACGGaatgtgtggaggctttggggaaggtgcagaggaggttttcaGGAATACTGTCCGGATTAGACTTGGattggaacgtcggaggttgaggggagacttgatggacgtttataaaattataagaggtattgatagggtaaacagttatcccagagtggaaatatccaacactggAGGGCAGAGCTATAAGGCAAGAGTaggaaggtttaatggagatgtttttttacacagagggtggtacggGCTTGGGACACAATGCcggcagtggtggtggaggcagaagtgatcgtggtgtttaagaggctttttgatagggcCTGACCATGTTCATTCCCAAACCGTGTGGGAGGCAAAGGTGGAAATGATGGAGGCCGCTTTAAAGATCTTTAACTATAAATGAAGTGCTGGAAGTCTGGAGGGTGGCTGATGTTGAACAGTTACTTAAGGAGGGCAGCAAGGATAGGCCAGGGAGCTGCTACAGGCTGGTGAGCCTGATGTCAGTGTTTGGGAAGCTGTTGGAACGGATTCTTAGTGATCAGATCCGCCAGCATTTGGACAGTGACGGGCTGGCTAGAGATAgttatggtggcacagcagtagagttgctgccttacagcgccggagaccctggttccatcctgactataggtgctgtctgtacggagtttgtaccttctacccgtgacctgcgtgggttttgctccgagatcttcagtttcctccaacactccaaagacgtacaggtttgttggttaattggcttgttatcaatgtaaaattgtccctggtgtgtgtagggtagtgttagtgtgcggggatcgctggtcggtacggacttggtgggccgaagggcctgtttctgtgttatacctctaaactaaaccaatagtcagcatggctgtgtgcgtgtgtgtgtgtgtgtgtatgtgtgtgtgtgtgtgtgtgtgaggaggggaaaaatcatgtctcacaaatctgatcgttttttgaagaggtcaccCAGAGTATTGATAAGGGCAGGGCAGaggatgttgtctgtatggacattagcaaggcctttgacaaggtcccggcATGGTAGGCTAGTCTGGAAAGTTAAAGGAGATCTCACTtatctcatgtgtaggaaggaactgcaggtgctggtttaaaccgaagatagacacaaaacgctggagtaactcagcaggacaggcagcatcactggagagaaggaatgggtgacgtttcaggtcgagacccttcttcagacatcctttaGATTCTCCAGAGATCTTtgaatctgaagcagggtctagacccaaaacgttgtctattccttttctccagagatgctgcctgacccacgtgagttactccagctttttgtgtctatctttgcccatGGAATGACGCGGATGTGGGCTGTACGGCACTGGGTCCCAGTGTAGGCCATGCAGGAGCAAGAGTGGGGAACATTATGAGCCCACTTCATGACTTTTGATGACTTATCTTTTTTTTCCTTCAGGTGCATATTTAGAGGAGGAGGCTGACAATTGCCAGAATGTATTTAGTGCCGATAACTACCTGAACTTGACCAACAGCCTCAAGGTGAGAGTTTAAGtataagtatcctttattgtcattcagacttttcagtctgaacaaaatttcgtgccttgcagtcataacatagaataaaataacagaacacacaatgaacacagatttaacatccaccacagtgagtctaccaggtcctcctcactgtgatggaaggcaaaagtcttaaagtccttgtctcttccctctgcattgaggcgatccaggtttccgatgttgtgaccacgcggggtgatggtaagtaagtcccgcgactgaatccgagctctgcgaacgggccggttcaaactccgcggcccggggcggtcgaagctgccgccctccagaccagcggacgaagctgtcgttgcgggagctccgggaaaacATGTTACCAACATGTGACCTgccagctcccgacgatgtcgtccactgggcccgcggccgagcctccgaggctccgaagtcctggctggctctgcctccggagccttgaggtcggtcccagttggaggcctcagcacagacagagacggagacggggggatacgacaagaaaagtttCTCCTGCCCCCCCACACatgcacaactaaaataaactgaaataaactgtaacaacgggacaaaagaaaacaaaaaaagaaaaaacatacggactgcaggcgaaccgcagctgcaaggcagcgctgcCACTTCCTTTCATTATCAGATTGAAAATTGACCTCCTCAGCCCGACTGGGGGCAAAGATTGGGgacacaatgaattgcagatgctagtttacaaggaaagacacaaagtgctggagtaactcagcaggtcaggcagcatctctgtagaacatggataggtgacgattgaggttgggactcttcttcagattcaagtGGGAGGAGAAGGGTTCTGAGACAGAATTTCAGCATCGCTCTGCGTGTAAATCTCCCCAGCACCCTGTCTAAAgagtctgtcccactttccagagttattcacgaattctcccgagttttccccttgattcaaactcgcagaatatcCGTAActggtccgtaggagtccgtggctatatcgtagcggctcgttatgccaaccGGAGGTACTCGGGgcctcaggtaagtcgggacgttttttcggcctgatgaaaaatgtccacgagtaaaacaaatagccgcgagtacctacggctgacataacgagccgctacgatatatccacggacaccTACggtctcctacggactcgttacgaacattctgcgatgttgaatcaaggggaaaatgtgggagaatttgtgaataactcgggaaagtgggacaggccctcaagccTTATTATTATATTGAGCTCTGCTTATCTTCCTCAGTCAGGCTGAGAGCAAAGATGGCGGATACGATGAatatgtagatgttggtttaccaaaaaagacacaaagtcttgaataactcaacgggtcaggcagcatctctggtgaacatggataggtgaggttttgggtcaggatccttcttcagactggttaacgtAGAATTGTGTGGAGATATTCAGTTGAAGGTCAGTGTGgagtcacaatcacaatcacaataatactttattagccaagtatgttttgcaacatacgaggaatttcatttgccaagttggggtgggagattgcaaccttcgcgtggtccgccctgcattgtttcgacaaatgcaatcaacctggcgtgcacaatcaaataaggtcaaatagaacaacttgtcctccaactttaggctgtgcataccgtaagcaagaagaagaagaagatttgccaagtcagtcatacaaataaaaagcaacgaaaCACACAATattcattttaacataaacatccaccacagtgactcctccatattcgtcactgtgatggaaggcgataaaaAGTTCAAATatcttcccttagctctcccgcggtcgggggccttgagccctccgttgacgggacgatcttgactcccgcagCTGGCGGTGTTTTGGCCCTCCAcattggggcgatcagctcctgcattgggggaatgtcaatggggttttgggtcaggatccttcttcagactctggttcATGTAGAATTATGTGGAGATATTCAGTtgaaggtcagtgtggactcaatgggctgaagggcctgtttctgtgcaggatggaactgcagatgctggtttacaccgaagataggcacaaaatgctggagtaactcagcgggacaggcagcatctctggagagaaggaatgagtgacgtttcgggtcgagacccttcttcagactgagagtcgggggagagggagtcgagagatatgtggaagggtaaggtgtgaaaatgacagatcaaagcagacgatggttGAGGAAATGTaggatggttcattgttggctgcggggaaggtgacaacgaggcttacaaacagtaaaattaatcaggaggacagtggaactagtcggagaacgagggtgggggagggacggagagcgagggaaagcaagggttacttgaagttggaatagtcaacgttcataccgctagggtgtgagctgcccaagcggaatatgaggtgctgttcctccaattagcatgtggcctcactctgacagtggaggaggcaccggacagaaaggtcagtgtgggaatgggagggggagttaaagtgtttggcaaccgggagatcgtgtaggcctAGTCgtcctgagcgaaggtgttcagcgaaacgatcgcagtGCCCGTGTTTGTGACTCTCTAATCTGACAACTGGACAGGGAGAGAGCAGAAGGTTGGAGGTGCAtcaagtttttaagaaggaactgcagatgctggaaaatcgaaggtagacaaaagtgctggggaaactcagcgggtgcagcagcatctaaggagcgaatgaaataggcaacgtttcggcacgaaacgttgcctatttcattcgctccttagatgctgctgcacccgctgagtttctccagcacttttgtctaagtgCATCAAGTTCATTGGGAACTCAAAGGTCAGAGAGTCATTGAGCAATGCGgcctagaagcaggcccttctgcccatcaggtCCATACTCACCCACTGATCCTGCACTAATCCCACATTTGATTCTCATGAACTCCACAAGATTCTGCCACTTGTGGGGACAATTTAACGGCGGACTGTTGACTCACCGACTCGcttgtccttgggatgtgggaggaaaccggagcacccgtaggaagcccacgcggtcacagggagagcgggcAAACAGGCAGAGGCGGGGATTGAACCGGGTgctgtctctggcgcggtgaggcagcggctctacaccTGACATTGTTGTCCCTTCTCTCTGCAGTTATTCAACAACTGTTCCCAGCAGGCCATGCAGCGCTTGGAGGCGGGGAAGCTGAGCGAACTCTACAAGTTGCTGCAGAACGCTGCAGACAGCCTGCGATCACTCCGTGTGAGAGGTACACAGCCCCACACCCTCACATCACACTGTCTGACCCTTGTGTCTCCACCCTCACCCCTCACTCCCTGCTGCACTGGGGCCACCTTCTACACACTCACTGCCTCTGTGAGAAGTTCCAAGTCCCAGCACCCAACCTCCATTTTGATAAGCTCatatgttcacacagagagtggtgaatctgtggaattctctgccacagaaggtagttgaggccagttcattggctatatttaagagggagttagatgtggcccttgtggctaaagggatcagggggtatggagagaaggcaggtacaggatactgagttggatgatcagccatgatcatattgaatggcggtgcaggcttgaagggccgaatggcctactcctgcacctattttctatgtttctatgtctatgtttctatgtcctaggagcagaattaggctgggCTGCCGTTAgactctctctctcctgctctgGGAATCTTTACCCCTCATCCCCCAGACTTCCGGAGTTCCCACCCCACCTtcacccctctccactccccgctTGCCATCAGCAGCAGTGGTGTTTGTAGAGACTCGGACTAAACACACATTCATCAATTCATCATTTCATATGTTTCAggggcagaattgggccattcagcccatcaagcctactctgccattcaaccatggctgatcgattatcccccattctcctgccttctccccataacccctgacaacagtATTAATCTAGAATCAGGAATCTTAAGCTGGGCTTTGCATAGTTTGGCACGGTTCTCCGATTCTCATCAAACCTATTTGTCCAAAACCTACCTGTCAGGTGGGTTCAGGTGTAGACACAAGGATACAAAAGAGACATAAagttatggagtaactcagcgggtcaggcagcatctctgccgatccaaaagcatcttaaacagcAGGCGGCAgaggggtgcagcggtagagttgttgcattacagcgccagagagccgggttcaatccggtCTGTGCTGCCTGTCTGGATAGATTttgttacattctccctgtgaccaggttggttttctccgggtgctctggtttccctccacactccaaaaaagtgCGGGTTTGCAGGCGAATTGGCTCCTGGAAATTGTCCCAAgagtgtaggagagaactagtgtacgggggggatcgctggttgcagcggactcgatgggccgaagggctgaatTATACCACCAAACTAAAATGAATGACACCACTGTcatatgtgcctccaccaccaccccttggcAGCACCTTTTACACGCGCTCTCTAAAATAACGAGTCCTGCAGATTAAcagagtttaatttgttttgcttagttcattattattgtggtacagtgaaaaccctTTTAGTTGTATGCTATCCATTCGATGAAAAAACTATCCTTGATTACAATGAGGCTGCCCACAGCACTGTGATCGCTGCGATTAGACTCTGAGTCTCACACTGTTTCTTGGTTTGCGGctggtgatttccccccccccccgatgtttgTGCTTTCTCCGAAGCTTGTCAGCATGTGAACCCCAAGAACTGCAGCTTCCCCATCATCCCCGCCAACGGAGGCCTGGTATGTCTGACGCTGAACAGGACCCGCTACTGCAAGCCCATGTGTAACAAGGTACGGTCtctgtttagttgagagatacagcgcggaaacagaccctgcggcccaccgagacagcgcagaccagcgatccccgcacattaacaccatcctacacacacgcacacactagggacaattgtacacttataccaagccaattaacctacaaacttgtacgtctttggagtgtgggaggaaaatgaagatctcggagaaaagccacgcaaggCACGGAGAGAAGGTacgaactctgtacggacagcacccgtagtcgggattgaacccgggtctccggcgctgcaagcactgtaaggcagctactctaccgctgccccaccagcACCGTGGTGGAGTTACGCTGCCTCCGTGAACGTTCCTGACCtccatccctcttctcccctgcaCCTGCCATGGATGGCAACTCCGCAGTTTATGGGTGTCGACATCGTCCTGGTAGCTCACTCATACACAGTCACGGggccatactgcatggaaacaggcccttcggcccaacttgccaatgccatccaagatgccccatctacactagtccctcctgcctgaatacggcccacatccttctaaacctatcctatccatgtacctgtccaaatgcctttccattgtgtaggcaggaactgcacatgctggtttaaaccaaagatagacacaaatagttggagtaacacagcgggtcagacagcatctctggtgagcaggaattggtgatgttttgggtcgagacccttcttcagacccaccgcTGTGCCCCCGATATGGTGGGCATGTgggacgagctgtcagaggagggagttgaggcaggtaacaaataaaagacgtttggacatgtggacaggtgcatggataggaaaggtttcgagggatttgAACGTACAGACTGTGtatacacagcacccgtagtcaggattgaaccggcgtCTCTGGGTCTctagctgcaactctactgctctaccaccgtgccacccacggtTTATCATGGGAGTGGCGTTAGCAGCAGCCCGGCACTTGATGTTCTATCGATGTGGCaatacacagtgtacagatggacATTCATTGACCTCGCCTCTCTCCGCACAGGGTTATGACTTCCAGTTCCTCAGGAGATCGCGGCCATACGAGAGGTGTGGGGAAGAGACCGGCTTCAAGTGGACAACGCAGTACATTGGAGGCAACCGTTTGGCCAACTGTCAAGGTGAGTCCCTCTACACTAACATCCCACTGGTAGTTTAGACTGAC
Coding sequences within:
- the LOC116966335 gene encoding uncharacterized protein LOC116966335 isoform X2, yielding MAAAHTLQAQLTLAAFFCLLLPGAYLEEEADNCQNVFSADNYLNLTNSLKLFNNCSQQAMQRLEAGKLSELYKLLQNAADSLRSLRVRACQHVNPKNCSFPIIPANGGLVCLTLNRTRYCKPMCNKGYDFQFLRRSRPYERCGEETGFKWTTQYIGGNRLANCQESALAVAANASHYFDKRCLDVAQDYSEETLMISAFLTELKKELHGKINNKTVCFLCGDTSFPISNSRLSVS
- the LOC116966335 gene encoding uncharacterized protein LOC116966335 isoform X1, translated to MAAAHTLQAQLTLAAFFCLLLPGAYLEEEADNCQNVFSADNYLNLTNSLKLFNNCSQQAMQRLEAGKLSELYKLLQNAADSLRSLRVREACQHVNPKNCSFPIIPANGGLVCLTLNRTRYCKPMCNKGYDFQFLRRSRPYERCGEETGFKWTTQYIGGNRLANCQESALAVAANASHYFDKRCLDVAQDYSEETLMISAFLTELKKELHGKINNKTVCFLCGDTSFPISNSRLSVS